A single genomic interval of Candidatus Desulfatibia profunda harbors:
- a CDS encoding metal-dependent transcriptional regulator, with protein MYNKRREKEEYLEKLWEMKELGQAGMHDLRLAMDGNFEGEVIAEMTREGLVEVNGENQIIALTEKGETQARKIIRAHRIGERLLYDVFGGEFEAAACELEHMNSLEIVDSICTLLGHPRQCPHGKPIPAGECCRHSAKTSQNLVVPLRELEIGQSARVAYINCGDDGQMHRLFGLQIRPGIMIKLHQRYPCCVVECEDASIALDDEIASSICVWANTPQYQPEIKTPVKLQGNHGRRWRRYFSFGCKKKQR; from the coding sequence ATGTACAACAAAAGGAGAGAAAAAGAGGAGTACCTTGAAAAATTATGGGAAATGAAAGAGTTGGGACAGGCAGGTATGCATGATTTGCGGCTGGCCATGGACGGGAACTTTGAAGGAGAAGTGATCGCAGAAATGACCCGTGAAGGGCTGGTGGAGGTAAACGGGGAAAACCAGATCATTGCGTTAACCGAGAAGGGAGAGACCCAGGCACGCAAAATCATCCGCGCCCATCGAATCGGTGAACGGCTTCTCTATGATGTCTTCGGCGGAGAGTTTGAGGCCGCCGCCTGTGAGCTCGAACACATGAACTCCCTGGAGATCGTGGACAGCATCTGTACCCTCCTGGGCCATCCCCGGCAATGTCCCCACGGCAAACCCATACCGGCGGGCGAATGCTGCCGGCACTCGGCCAAGACGTCCCAAAATCTGGTGGTACCCTTGAGAGAACTGGAAATCGGCCAGTCGGCCCGCGTTGCTTACATCAACTGCGGAGACGACGGGCAGATGCACAGGCTCTTCGGTCTCCAGATCCGGCCCGGAATTATGATCAAACTGCACCAGCGGTACCCCTGTTGCGTGGTCGAATGCGAAGACGCCAGCATCGCCCTGGATGATGAAATCGCTTCCAGCATTTGCGTCTGGGCCAACACCCCCCAGTATCAACCTGAAATCAAAACGCCCGTCAAGTTACAGGGCAACCACGGGCGCAGATGGCGCAGATATTTCAGCTTCGGCTGCAAAAAGAAACAGCGATAA
- a CDS encoding ExsB family transcriptional regulator — protein MIKEITAQELNTENFINEKVKEIRKAVGDGMAINALSGGVDSSTVTMLGHRALGERLKTVFIENGLMRAGEPAAVAGLFQKFGLRVEVVDAQKDFFAALEGITDPEEKREAITQAFYRDVFGRIVKESGARYLLQGTILTDIDETVAGIKRQHNVFEQLGIDPNEAFGYHIIEPLIQLRKDGVRKVGEALGLPAEVFERIPFPGPALAARVIGEVTPERIETVRKATVVVERLLKDTGAFQYMAILHEDRVTGMRNGLRDFGQQIEVRCWESVDARVATPTQLSFKILEQLAGEIIRDVPGIVSVTYNIAPKPPSTIEAV, from the coding sequence ATGATCAAGGAAATTACCGCGCAGGAACTTAACACCGAAAATTTCATCAATGAAAAAGTTAAAGAGATCCGAAAAGCTGTTGGAGACGGGATGGCGATCAATGCCCTTTCGGGAGGCGTCGATTCATCTACGGTTACGATGCTCGGCCATCGCGCCTTGGGGGAGCGCCTCAAAACCGTGTTTATCGAGAACGGTCTCATGCGGGCAGGAGAGCCCGCAGCGGTTGCCGGTCTTTTCCAAAAGTTCGGCCTCAGGGTTGAAGTTGTCGATGCCCAAAAAGACTTCTTCGCCGCACTTGAGGGCATAACGGATCCGGAAGAGAAACGCGAGGCGATTACCCAGGCTTTTTACCGGGACGTATTCGGACGCATCGTCAAGGAAAGTGGTGCCAGATATCTTCTCCAGGGGACGATATTGACCGATATCGACGAGACCGTTGCCGGGATAAAACGGCAGCACAATGTCTTTGAGCAGCTTGGAATCGACCCCAATGAGGCTTTTGGCTATCATATTATCGAGCCGCTCATTCAGCTTCGAAAAGACGGCGTTAGAAAAGTCGGCGAGGCCCTGGGGCTTCCGGCAGAGGTTTTTGAGCGCATCCCGTTCCCGGGCCCGGCACTCGCGGCACGTGTGATCGGCGAGGTGACCCCGGAGCGCATCGAGACGGTTCGAAAGGCAACCGTCGTGGTCGAGCGGCTGCTCAAGGACACCGGTGCATTCCAGTACATGGCGATCCTTCATGAAGACCGGGTGACCGGCATGCGCAACGGATTGCGTGATTTTGGTCAGCAGATCGAGGTGCGCTGCTGGGAAAGCGTTGACGCGCGAGTGGCGACACCGACACAGCTGTCATTCAAAATTCTAGAGCAACTCGCCGGCGAGATTATCCGCGATGTGCCCGGTATTGTCAGTGTCACATACAACATTGCACCGAAACCCCCTTCAACGATCGAAGCGGTTTGA